The genomic interval CATCGGCAAGAACCTCGTCGACATCATCCTCTCCAACAACGGCTACACCGTCGTCAACCTCGGTATCAAGCAGCCCGTCTCCGCGATCCTGGAAGCCGCCGAGGAGCACCGCGCGGATGTGATCGGCATGTCCGGCCTCCTGGTGAAGTCGACGGTGATCATGAAGGAGAACCTCCAGGAGCTCAACCAGCGCAAGATGGCCGCCGACTTCCCGGTGATCCTCGGCGGCGCCGCGCTGACCCGGGCCTACGTCGAGCAGGACCTGCACGAGATCTACGAGGGCGAGGTCCGCTACGCCCGGGACGCCTTCGAGGGCCTGCGCCTCATGGACGCGCTCATCGGCGTCAAGCGCGGCGTGCCCGGAGCGGCCCTGCCCGAGCTCAAGCAGCGCAGGGTACCCAAGAAGAACACCGACACCGCGGTGCTGGAGGTCGAGGAGCCCGAGGGCTCGGTGCGCTCGGACGTCTCCACCACCAACCCCGTCCCCGAGCCGCCGTTCCGGGGCACCCGCGTGATCAAGGGCATCCCGCTCAAGGACTACGCCTCCTGGCTCGACGAGGGCGCGCTCTTCAAGGGCCAGTGGGGCCTCAAGCAGGCCCGGACCGGCGACGGGCCGACGTACGAGGAGCTGGTGGAGACCGAGGGACGCCCGCACCTGCGCGGCTGGCTCGACCACCTCCAGTCCAACAACCTCCTGGAAGCGGCCGTCGTCTACGGCTACTTCCCCTGCGTCTCCAAGGGCGACGACCTGGTCCTCCTCCATGAGGACGGCTCCGAGCGCACCCGCTTCACCTTCCCGCGCCAGCGCCGCGGCCGCCGCCTCTGCCTCGCCGACTTCTTCCGCCCCGAGGAATCCGGCGAGAAGGACGTCGTCGGCCTCCAGATCGTCACCGTCGGCTCCCGGATCGGCGAGGCCACCGCCGAACTGTTCGCCGCCAACTCCTACCGCGACTACCTGGAGCTGCACGGCCTCTCCGTCCAGCTCGCCGAGGCGCTCGCCGAGTACTGGCACGCGCGGGTCCGCAGCGAGCTCGGCTTCGCCGGGGAGGACCCGGCGGACGTCGAGGACATGTTCGCGCTGAAGTACCGCGGCGCACGGTTCTCGCTCGGTTACGGGGCGTGCCCGGATCTGGAGGACCGGGCGAAGATCGCCGACCTCCTCCAGCCGGAACGGATCGGCGTGCACCTCTCCGAGGAGTTCCAGCTCCACCCGGAGCAGTCCACCGACGCCATCGTCATCCACCACCCCGAGGCGAAGTACTTCAACGCGCGCTGACTCCGTATTCCCTCCGCGGCCTCGCGCCCTCCGCGCGCCGCGGCCGGACACGTCGTACACTGGTCGGTCCAGTGCAGGCCGGTCGCCCTCCCGTTTTCCGGGAATGGCGGCCGGCCTTCTCGTCCCTTACGGAAGGTGTGCCGGATGACCAGTACGGTCCCCGCGTCCTTGACCCGCACGGCCGAAGGCGCCGCCCTGCAGGCGGTCCTTCTCGACATGGACGGAACCCTGGTCGATACCGAGGGCTTCTGGTGGGACGTCGAGAAGGAGGTCTTCGCAGGTCTCGGGCACCAGCTGGACGAGGCCTGGCGGGACGTGGTCGTCGGCGGCCCGATGACCCGCAGCGCCGGCTATCTCATCGACGTCACCGGCGCCGACATCCGGCTGGACGACCTGACGGTGCTGCTCAACGACGGATTCGAGAAGCGCATCGAGCGGGGGGTGCCGCTGATGCCGGGCGCCGAGCGGCTGCTCGCCGAGCTGGCCGCGTACGAGGTGCCCACCGCGCTCGTCTCCGCCTCCCACCGCCGGATCATCGACCGGGTGCTGGAATCGGTGGGCCACCACCACTTCGCTCTCACCGTCGCCGGGGACGAGGTCGCCCGGACCAAGCCCCACCCCGAGCCCTACCTCACCGCGGCCGCGGGCTTCGGCGCCGATCCCTGGCGCTGCGCCGTCATCGAGGACACGGCGACCGGGGTGGCCGCCGCCGAGGCCGCCGGCTGCCGGGTCGTCGCCGTGCCGTCCGTCGCCCCGATCGCGCCCGCGGCCGGACGCGTGGTCGTCGGCTCCCTCGAAGAGGTCGACCTCGCCTTCCTGCGCAAGCTCATCACCCAGGCGGGCGGAACGGGCTGACCCGCGCCGGGCGCGCACCCGCGCCCGGCGCGCGCACTTGTGAACGAACAGCGGATTTTCTGGTCGTCCCCGTGTGCGTTCCGACAACGTTCCGTGGATGTGGATCAGCTGCGAGGCTCATCTGTGAAGAGGCCCGACAGGTGACCTTCCTCACCTGTGG from Streptomyces sp. CA-278952 carries:
- a CDS encoding HAD family hydrolase; this translates as MTSTVPASLTRTAEGAALQAVLLDMDGTLVDTEGFWWDVEKEVFAGLGHQLDEAWRDVVVGGPMTRSAGYLIDVTGADIRLDDLTVLLNDGFEKRIERGVPLMPGAERLLAELAAYEVPTALVSASHRRIIDRVLESVGHHHFALTVAGDEVARTKPHPEPYLTAAAGFGADPWRCAVIEDTATGVAAAEAAGCRVVAVPSVAPIAPAAGRVVVGSLEEVDLAFLRKLITQAGGTG